Proteins encoded in a region of the Methanomassiliicoccales archaeon genome:
- a CDS encoding exosome complex RNA-binding protein Csl4, whose translation MKVKKCVFPGDEVAVVEEFIPGEGTYEIDGKIYSAYCGHLILDHEEKVAKVSARNPPLTLKVGDIVYAEITDVKSTMAICEVIAVEGRERNIAGETNATIHVSKVSSGYTQDVGKEIRPSDVVRARVVQVKPSLQLSTIGHHFGVILALCRKCRMPLKKRDKKLYCERCERFEDRKVADDYGEVRF comes from the coding sequence ATGAAAGTCAAGAAGTGCGTATTTCCAGGCGATGAAGTAGCCGTTGTTGAAGAATTTATCCCTGGCGAGGGCACCTATGAAATAGACGGAAAGATTTATTCAGCATATTGTGGACACCTAATACTTGATCATGAAGAGAAAGTAGCAAAGGTCTCGGCGAGAAACCCGCCATTAACGTTAAAAGTGGGGGACATTGTGTACGCTGAAATAACTGATGTCAAGAGCACAATGGCAATATGCGAAGTCATTGCTGTTGAAGGAAGAGAACGCAATATTGCTGGTGAAACAAATGCAACGATACACGTGTCTAAAGTCTCTTCAGGATATACACAGGACGTCGGAAAAGAGATCAGACCTAGTGATGTAGTGAGGGCAAGGGTTGTTCAAGTCAAACCCTCTCTTCAACTTTCTACGATTGGACACCACTTCGGCGTGATTCTTGCATTATGCAGAAAATGTCGGATGCCACTCAAAAAGAGGGATAAAAAGCTCTATTGCGAGCGATGTGAGAGGTTTGAGGATAGAAAGGTGGCTGACGACTACGGTGAGGTAAGGTTTTGA
- a CDS encoding NAD(P)/FAD-dependent oxidoreductase — protein sequence MADELSADILVVGGGPAGCTAAKYAALNGAEVVLIERKKQIGVPFACGEFLPESEEIKRIFPHVGEVESLFDFPKHLVSRRTDIIRLYSPHLKTYEIDFRGFTIDRDRFDQYLAIEASKAGARIITGCTFISMTADGAETSHGGIRAKIIIGADGPLSSVAKSSGLPRNEVLYPAITSQANGQFEPVAEMYFGNIAPGGYAWILPKRDGANVGVGIARRFSKSSLFEYLMNFANRKKFNLNRRPRGKFVPMGGPLRPNFNERVLIVGDAAGHVMTVNGGGIPTAMICGRIAGEVASKVVLSGESLSRYARECKKHVEKPLRTALVTKRLADLCWGNERSLEWAMRLLGRRRMARIIRCRSLIP from the coding sequence ATGGCTGATGAATTGTCGGCTGACATTCTAGTCGTCGGTGGTGGCCCAGCAGGTTGTACCGCAGCGAAATACGCCGCATTGAACGGGGCTGAAGTCGTTCTCATTGAACGCAAGAAGCAGATTGGAGTACCTTTTGCATGCGGAGAATTTCTTCCAGAATCAGAAGAAATCAAGAGAATTTTCCCGCATGTTGGAGAGGTCGAGTCGCTTTTCGATTTTCCCAAGCATCTTGTTTCACGTCGAACGGATATCATACGACTTTATTCACCGCATCTCAAAACATATGAAATTGACTTCAGGGGGTTTACTATCGACCGCGACCGATTCGATCAATACCTAGCGATCGAAGCTTCCAAAGCAGGCGCAAGAATTATTACAGGATGCACTTTCATTTCGATGACGGCAGATGGTGCCGAAACCTCACATGGGGGAATACGTGCTAAAATCATTATAGGTGCCGATGGCCCGTTATCTAGTGTGGCAAAAAGTTCTGGTCTGCCCAGAAATGAAGTGCTTTACCCAGCAATCACCTCTCAAGCTAACGGGCAATTCGAACCGGTAGCCGAGATGTATTTTGGAAATATTGCACCGGGCGGATATGCATGGATTCTTCCAAAGCGGGACGGCGCAAATGTCGGCGTCGGCATCGCTCGCAGGTTTTCGAAAAGTTCTCTATTTGAATATCTAATGAATTTTGCAAACAGAAAGAAATTCAATTTGAACAGAAGACCAAGAGGGAAATTTGTACCTATGGGCGGACCACTGCGACCGAACTTTAATGAAAGAGTATTGATCGTCGGCGATGCGGCAGGGCATGTGATGACAGTCAATGGGGGCGGAATCCCTACTGCAATGATCTGTGGAAGAATTGCTGGTGAGGTAGCATCAAAAGTTGTCCTATCGGGAGAATCACTATCTAGGTACGCCCGAGAATGCAAGAAACATGTAGAGAAGCCTCTTAGAACCGCGTTAGTTACTAAGAGGCTCGCCGACTTGTGCTGGGGCAATGAAAGGAGTTTGGAGTGGGCAATGAGGTTACTTGGAAGAAGAAGGATGGCACGAATAATACGATGTCGATCACTAATACCTTAG
- a CDS encoding polyprenyl synthetase family protein, giving the protein MSWDQPIKNELNLVEEEIRRCIHSKQRLLTEISMHVIGAGGKRIRPGVAILSYRAVGGVDVARVVGIAAAFELIHSATLIHDDINDGGTKRRGKISAHRKYGVQLSLVAGDFLFVKGFRAGGSFSKEVVEIIADACSCMAEGEIMQVEHMNDPSTSIETYLKIIEGKTAKPIEASAKVGTLLGGGSAGAIEAFGSYGLNLGMAFQIMDDILDIIGREDSLGKPKGMDFYDGTPTLPIILAMEDGVTGRRLSELFEKKKKRKKEVEEALKIMSGSEAIRLSKEKAVEFSRRAVDSLATLDSSVYIEALRSLANTVVERES; this is encoded by the coding sequence ATGAGCTGGGACCAGCCAATAAAAAATGAACTAAATTTGGTCGAAGAGGAAATCAGGAGGTGCATACACTCCAAGCAACGTCTCCTCACCGAAATATCAATGCACGTGATAGGTGCTGGAGGAAAGCGCATTCGTCCTGGTGTAGCCATTCTCAGTTATCGAGCCGTTGGTGGGGTAGACGTTGCTAGGGTTGTTGGGATTGCCGCGGCATTTGAACTCATACATAGTGCGACGCTTATCCACGATGATATCAATGATGGTGGCACTAAGAGACGTGGCAAAATCTCAGCTCACAGAAAATATGGTGTTCAACTTTCGTTAGTTGCTGGCGATTTTCTCTTTGTAAAGGGCTTCAGGGCGGGCGGATCTTTCAGCAAGGAAGTAGTAGAGATTATCGCAGACGCGTGTTCATGTATGGCTGAGGGCGAAATTATGCAGGTTGAGCATATGAATGACCCCTCAACCTCTATAGAGACTTATTTGAAGATCATAGAGGGAAAAACGGCAAAACCTATAGAAGCTAGTGCAAAAGTCGGTACGCTTCTAGGCGGTGGCTCCGCTGGGGCTATTGAGGCCTTTGGGTCTTACGGACTTAACCTTGGAATGGCATTCCAGATAATGGATGACATATTGGACATCATTGGCCGTGAGGATTCTCTGGGGAAACCAAAAGGGATGGATTTTTATGATGGAACGCCAACTCTCCCGATCATCTTAGCAATGGAGGACGGGGTTACGGGAAGGCGGTTATCAGAGCTCTTTGAGAAGAAGAAAAAAAGAAAGAAGGAAGTTGAAGAGGCGCTCAAAATTATGAGCGGATCGGAAGCAATTCGGTTATCAAAGGAAAAAGCAGTTGAGTTCTCCAGGAGAGCTGTAGATTCATTGGCCACTCTTGATTCATCGGTCTACATCGAGGCGCTACGATCACTGGCAAATACTGTGGTAGAAAGAGAATCGTGA
- a CDS encoding nucleic acid-binding protein, giving the protein MNKSSTVIYVLDTSAFFAMQDLPQEVEFAAPPRVMDELKKFGDRRAEYWEFRIKIMSPSPESIKKTTDQARRTGDIHRLSETDLEVLALAYDLDGIIMTDDYSIQNVAKTMNISYVNLNTKGITEVYKWVMKCEGCGRTFREEIQNCPICGCTLKCKRVRKRK; this is encoded by the coding sequence ATGAACAAATCATCCACAGTGATCTATGTTCTCGACACGTCAGCATTTTTCGCTATGCAAGATCTACCACAGGAGGTAGAATTTGCTGCGCCACCGCGAGTAATGGACGAACTAAAGAAGTTTGGAGATAGACGTGCTGAGTATTGGGAATTTAGAATCAAAATCATGTCCCCATCTCCCGAATCGATAAAGAAGACAACGGATCAGGCGAGGAGAACAGGGGATATCCATCGTCTATCAGAAACGGACCTCGAAGTCCTAGCGCTCGCTTATGATCTTGATGGGATTATTATGACTGATGACTATTCAATCCAGAACGTAGCGAAGACGATGAATATCAGCTACGTCAACCTAAATACAAAAGGAATTACAGAAGTCTATAAATGGGTTATGAAATGCGAGGGTTGTGGAAGGACCTTTAGGGAAGAAATCCAGAATTGTCCTATATGTGGTTGCACGCTCAAGTGCAAGCGTGTCAGGAAAAGAAAGTAA
- a CDS encoding tRNA 4-thiouridine(8) synthase ThiI, which produces MKLVSLISGGIDSPVAAFLMLRRGFCITLLHMSQQPFTDGSNVQKVRDVARRLMEFGSDRIEVYVAPFGEGQSHIAENCDDGFQCILCKMLMLKIAEHFARKIGAEGIVTGDSLGQVASQTLHNISVEQHDISLPILRPLIGFDKMEIEKIAKSIGTYSISIRQAMTCPFVPRRPITKGDLKSALQQATKIQIDLLANQISLKITKLEF; this is translated from the coding sequence GTGAAACTCGTGAGTTTGATTTCAGGAGGAATAGACTCGCCAGTAGCAGCGTTCCTAATGTTGAGAAGGGGGTTTTGTATCACTTTGTTGCATATGAGTCAACAACCGTTCACCGACGGATCGAATGTTCAAAAGGTCAGGGATGTCGCAAGAAGGCTTATGGAATTTGGCTCAGATAGGATTGAAGTCTACGTGGCTCCCTTTGGAGAGGGGCAGTCGCACATTGCTGAAAACTGTGATGATGGTTTCCAATGTATATTGTGCAAAATGCTGATGTTGAAAATTGCTGAGCACTTTGCACGCAAAATAGGTGCTGAGGGCATTGTTACGGGTGATTCCCTAGGACAAGTGGCGTCTCAAACTCTTCATAACATCTCGGTAGAACAGCACGACATATCGCTACCGATCTTGAGACCGCTGATAGGATTTGACAAAATGGAAATAGAGAAAATTGCAAAATCGATCGGTACATACTCGATTTCAATTCGGCAAGCTATGACATGTCCGTTTGTACCGCGGCGACCTATAACCAAAGGTGATCTCAAAAGCGCTCTTCAACAGGCAACTAAGATTCAAATTGATTTGCTGGCCAATCAGATCTCTTTGAAGATCACGAAATTAGAGTTCTAA